The following coding sequences lie in one Glycine max cultivar Williams 82 chromosome 19, Glycine_max_v4.0, whole genome shotgun sequence genomic window:
- the LOC100783477 gene encoding F-box/kelch-repeat protein At3g27150 — translation MTNRKALPVPTFVSGFCFSYHSSQKKMRVRELSPSDGNGSSTNEDEPLPQDADYINVLSLSDELETSILARFPRSQHWKLCFLNKRFLALSRSGEIYKIRRELGFKEPSVFMLVSGESNWWGMEWPFMSSKKLPPIQSDYNFEFGDKESFCAGSHLLVSGKEIDGAVIWRFNSIKNEWRKGPSMINPRCLFASATCSAIAFVAGGLDAGTYTQVLDSAEKYNSESRCWEPLPRMNKKRKFCSGCFMDNKFYVLGGQDEHGKDLTCGEFFDGKANSWNLIPDMWKDIVSQSPPLLAVVNNELYTLDASSNELKVYVKGTNTWKTLGVVPVRADAQGGWGVAFKSLGDELLVIGAPSMPHIVHALSMYTCCPDPDDEKLRWRQIGCGSIQLNHFIRNCAVMGT, via the coding sequence ATGACTAATAGAAAAGCATTACCTGTTCCAACCTTTGTTAGTGGCTTTTGTTTTAGTTACCATAGTTCGCAAAAGAAGATGAGAGTTAGGGAGTTATCACCCTCTGATGGCAATGGTTCCTCTACTAATGAAGATGAACCTTTACCTCAGGATGCAGATTATATTAATGTTCTGAGTCTTAGTGATGAGCTAGAGACTTCAATCTTGGCAAGATTTCCAAGATCACAGCACTGGAAGTTGTGCTTTCTCAACAAGCGGTTCTTGGCTCTCTCAAGGAGTGGCGAGATCTACAAAATAAGGAGAGAGTTAGGATTCAAAGAACCTTCAGTGTTCATGCTGGTAAGTGGGGAGAGCAATTGGTGGGGAATGGAGTGGCCTTTCATGTCAAGCAAGAAGCTCCCTCCTATCCAATCAGATTATAATTTTGAGTTTGGAGATAAGGAGTCATTTTGTGCAGGCTCTCACCTATTAGTCTCAGGCAAGGAGATTGATGGGGCTGTTATTTGGAGGTTCAATTCGATAAAAAATGAATGGCGCAAAGGGCCATCTATGATCAATCCAAGGTGTCTTTTTGCATCAGCCACTTGCAGTGCTATTGCTTTTGTTGCTGGGGGGCTTGATGCAGGAACTTACACCCAAGTCTTGGATTCTGCTGAGAAGTACAACTCTGAAAGCCGGTGTTGGGAGCCCCTCCCAAGAATGAAcaagaagagaaagttttgcTCAGGTTGTTTCATGGACAACAAATTCTATGTCCTTGGAGGGCAAGATGAGCATGGAAAGGACCTCACTTGTGGGGAATTCTTTGATGGAAAGGCAAATAGTTGGAACTTGATTCCTGACATGTGGAAGGATATTGTTTCACAGTCTCCACCTCTTCTTGCTGTTGTGAACAATGAGTTGTACACACTGGATGCTTCTTCCAATGAGCTGAAAGTGTATGTGAAAGGAACCAACACATGGAAGACTTTGGGAGTGGTTCCTGTGAGAGCTGATGCACAAGGAGGTTGGGGTGTGGCTTTTAAGTCTCTTGGTGATGAGTTGCTTGTTATTGGTGCACCTTCTATGCCACACATAGTGCATGCCTTGTCTATGTACACTTGCTGCCCTGATCCTGATGATGAGAAATTGAGGTGGAGGCAAATTGGATGTGGCAGCATTCAGCTTAATCACTTTATCCGCAATTGTGCGGTGATGGGGACCTGA